In the genome of Shewanella denitrificans OS217, the window CGAACTTAAGGTCCCGACAGACATCCCATCGTACCTAATTGTAGACTGATTTATGACACCGTGATTAATTCCTTCAATTGCAATGCTTTGTAATAATTGACCATTTCCTTGGCCATAATTCACGCCTTGAGTTGCTTGCCCCGACGCTAGGTTAACTTGATAACCTAAAGAACCAGTATTAGCAGAGAACACGCTAGTGCCGTTGCTGCTAATCAGGCTAGTGCCTAATGACAGGGTAACGCCATTAGTCAGTGAGTCCAATCGACCTTGAGACAGGGTTAAATCGTTCACTGCTAAGTTAGTGTCTCCTGCAATCTGGATCCTTTGTTGAAGCCCAACTGACTGCCCAAGTGCATCTAACTCAACCACTTGAGAATTATCAATCTGTCCAGCTTCACTGACATTAATAACAATGGAAGGCTGATTATTAATCCTAGTAAATTCGACTTGCATACTGACCTGATCTTGAATTCCATTATCTTGAATAAATTGAGTTTGCATTTGAAGGCCGAAATAATAGTCTTGACCATTATCTGTAAATTTCCCCTTCATAGCATCAAGCTCGACATCATTAAGTATCTGGCTGCCTTGCAACACAGATAAAGACGGAAGGTCTGCGGCAACCGGAGTAGCAAGCCCAATGAGAAGTATCATAGTAAGTTTCATATTTGCCTCCTAGAGCATATCCGAATATGAAAAACCGAATTCCAACAGCTCAGCATCAGTCATAGGGGCGAAGGGGGCCAAAGCGCGATAACTTAACCTAGCTCTAGGGTGCAAGAGCGGATTTTCTCTTTGATAATCGTTACCTATCACCACAAACACCACACCATTCCATTTAGCCATAAAATCTTCCATAGTGATTATCCTGTTTCCTAACGCTGGATCGCCTAAATATATTTCTCCAGCCTCATGACGACGAAACACCACAAAATGGCTGTAACCACCATCATCAAGTAAGACGATTGCAGGGATTTTGAGTAAAGCAATTTCAGCTTCACCTACTTTATAGCCCCGACCTCTATAACCACTTGCCTGCAGATAGCGCTTCATATTGAGAAGTGAGAAACCTTGCTCTTTAACTAAGTCAATATTGGCATGCTTAAGCATACCTATTAATACTTGCTGCTCTGTAATGTCACCTTGGCCATAACCGTATTTAAGAACACTTGCAAGGCTTGCTGCACCACAGGAAAAATCTGTTTTTTGCTCAATCACATGTTCAAACTTGCGTTCCCGTATGCTTTGTATTGATTTAGTGTAAGTCCCCATACCAGGCACCAAGCCTGTTAATGACACCTCGGCAGCTGTGGAATTCGAAGCAAATAAAAGAATGACTAAACATAAAAAAAGTCTCATACAATGAAATCAGGGGGTTGCCCCCCTGCCTTATTTCATGAAGGGTTTAAAGATTAAGGTTCAATAACATCAGATGCTGCGGTAATACTTGTCAGTGCTAGATTGTTAGACTGTAAGTTACCTGTACCACTTGCCATATTCACCCCAATATTACCCGCTGAGTTTTGGAAAGCTGTACCCGCAAGCAAGGTTGAATTGTTGGTTTTTTGAGCCACTGTTTGAATAAAGAATGGCAATGCGCCACTGACGGTACCCGCTAAATCCAGCTCACCTTCTTCATTAAAGGTCATAACTGAGCTACCCGTTGGATTTTCAGTATCAAAATCGATATGACCCTGAACTGTGCCATCACCTGAATTATGACCGCCGTCACCTTCTAAAATGACTTGTGGATAGTAAGGTTCAGCTAAGCCTGAGCTACCGTCATAGCTACCATCGGCATTCAGCGCTAAATTAATATTAATAAATTCAACCGAATCTTCTACTACACTCATGTTCATAGTGCCGTTATGACCCGTTTGCTGTACGTTTGATACGCTAGCTTCACCCAAGGCGCCACTGTAAGCTGATGCAGCCATGTTATTGGCTTGTAAATTGTTGTTGCCTGCCGCGATATTCACACCAATGTTACCCGTGGCATTCATGAAGGAAGCGCCATCGATTGTCGCAGTATTCGTTGACGCTTCATTCCAGACACCATTAAAGCCGCCTACTTGTGTGCTGAAAATTTCCGCATCACCTGAACCAAATGCAAAATTGGCGTCAATAGAAGCTAAGGCTGCCGAGTTAGTTTGGGCATTAAAGTCACCAGAAGCTTGGTTCACACCAATATTACCGCTGGCATTTTCGAAGGCATTATCCGTAATGTGTGCATCATTATCATGATAATAATTACCCACTTCATTCATGCTCGATTCCTGCACGTTCTCAACCACGGCCATACCTAAACCGCTGACATTAATGTTGCCGTTAATTGTTACTGTACCTTCATAGTCCAGTGTTTTAGTGACTTTCACTTTTTTATCTAAATCGACACTGCTGTCTGATTCTGTCATTCCATCTGCATAGGCTGAACTACTCATAATTGCTGCAATACTAAGTGCTAGAGTGAGTTTTTTCATCTTCCATTCCTCCATTCGGATGATTATTAATTCCCGCTGGGAAGTTGTAGCGAGAATTGGTTTACGGCGATGTTTCCATCCCCAGAAATCTGATTAACTTGCATCACGCCCTGTGCATCCAAAAAACTGTCTGGTGCTATGTCGGCATGATATTGAGATGTTTGAAACGAGGGCACTGACTGACTCGATACTTGGGTTAAGGCATCATCACTAAGGCCTAAACCAGCTATAGAAGCTAAGGCTATACTGCCTAAGTTGGTTTGGATGTTATTCTGACCACTAACTTGATTGATACTTGCTAAACCTTGGAAGTTTGCAAAGGCTTGGCTGTCGATAAATGACACGTGTAATTCGTCATCATCTAGCATGGCCTGAAATTCCACAGCATTAGAAAATGCCGCTAAGGGATGTAGATCATTTTTTTGAATTGATTCGATTGAAGTGCTTTGACCAAATACATGGCTATTAGATTGAATATTATGATCGCCAGAAGCCTGGTTAACTGCGGCTCGACCTGCGCCTTGCATAACTTTAGAACTTATAACGCTGGTCTGATCCGCACTAAGCGTCATGGGAGCAACCAAAAGGCTCAGCATAAAGGCACGCAATACCGGCGCTGAGCCAAGCCTTAATCTAAACATCCTAGTTACCATATTCATAACACAATCCATTCTGTAAATGACACTAGGTATTAGCAACCCTTATGCCAAGAATGAAAAGTCTATGTCTTCAACTAGATAGATAAATACAAGCTTTTTTTTGTCTTACATTTGAGATAGATACAGCATAAGAACATGAATATATAGATTATTATTATTTACCCTACATTCTTATTTTTAAGACGCTATTCAAAATAATCAATGTTGCCAACGAAAAATGCCAAGGGATAGAAAGATTCAAAGTTGCAAACCGTGTTTATCCATCAGTCGGTATAAGGTCGCTCTTGAAATTTGTAATTGACACGCCACAACATCGGCCTGGCCACCAGAAATAAGAATAGCCGACTGAAGCGCCTGTTTTTCTGCGTCATCTTTAAGGCATTTTAACGACATAAAATCTTGTGTCTCCTCACGTTTATCGGCGAGTTCTAAATTAAAGGCGTTAATCTTATCCCCATCACTTAACACCACTGCACGACGGACCCTATTTATCAGCTCGCGGACATTCCCCGGCCAAGAATAATTCAATAAGGATTGTTTAGCGTCTGGGGTTAATTGTTTACTGGTGAGGTCGTATTCCGATAAGTAAGATTGAATAAAATATTTTGCTAAGGGTAAGATATCATCTCGCCTTTCTCTTAGCGGCGGTGTTTCTAAGGTGATACCATTTAAACGATAATAAAGATCTAACCTAAATTGTCCTTCATCAATGGCCTGTTCTAGATCGACATGAGTCGCAGCAATAATGCGTACATCCGATGAAATAGCGCCATTCCCCCCCAGAGTATCAAACACCCCTTCTTGTAAGAAACGCAATAAATTAACTTGCAACTCTAAGGGTAAATCACCGATTTCGTCCAAGAATAAACTGCCACCATCGGCGAGGGCTATTTTACCTTTTCGGGCACTGGACGCCCCAGTAAATGCTCCTTTTTCATGACCAAACAACTCTGATTGAACTAAGCCTGCAGCCATTGCCCCACAGTTAACTGCAATAAATGGCCCTTGGCTACGACTGGATAATTGATGCAGCTTCTTCGCCGCAAGCTCTTTTCCCGTGCCGCTTTCTCCACGAATTAACACTGGGATATCCGTGGGTGCTACCCGAGCAATTTGTTTAAACAATTGTTGCATGACAAGAGAAGAATGGGTGCTTTCGTCATCGGAGTGAGGGATCACCTCTTTCAGCACACATTGACGCTTAAGTCTCGCTAGACCTATTCCGTGACCTAAACATTTTTCGAGCCTTTCGGGGTGAATGGGACTGGTGCAATAATCCCAAGCAAACTGCGCAATAAATGTGGTGATTTCTGTCGAATTCAATTGTGACTTGTTGATGAGAACTATCACATGCACACAGGAATCTAGCTCTCGGACCAAGTAATTCGCTTCAGCCATAAAGCTTTCATCTCTAAGATCAACTAGGCACAAATGACAGTTAAAAGGCATTGCTTGATAATCGTTATTTTTAATGTAAAAGGCTTGGTATCCTTGGCGAGAAAGCACTTCATTGAGTTCATCACACTGAAAACCAGCCATCAATAATGGTTCCATGATCACATCCTTTCGCAGCATAGTCACGACACCATTGACCTATCTAATTTCAATGGCATTGCGTCATACTAAGCGATTTTTTGTATCTAGAAATTAATCACTATCATGTTAATAGCTTGATGCCTAAAAGACGTTAAAAATCAGATAGTCTTATTCTTCCCATTAGATAAAAGGGGCATCATATCCTTGTCAAATTAATGTTAAGCTACACTGTTCAAGAACAAATGAACAACACTTGTCAAAACAGTTAAAAGAAGCCCTCACTTCTTAACTTGATAGTATGGTCCATAACTCGGCTTACAAACATGAAAACGGCGAAAAAATTGACTTTTTATCCTCCCTTTCCGACTTCAATCCGTTATAATTTTTTATAAATCAATTGTTTCTTGGTAGCTTTCATCGATTAAGTAGCAGATTTATACACTTAGAGGTCTAACATGTGCCAATATTTATCATTTAACTCATCACTTAAAATATTTGCTTTGTTGCTACTCTGCTTACCCGTTTCGGCACACCCCATACAAACGCAATTAACACCTAATTATCAACAAAATGTTGAAGGTTTAAGGGCGAATAAAGCGCTACAAGCCATGCCTGATATAGTTCAGCGATACCAAGGGATATATCAGGGATTTAGCCAGCAATATCAACAGAGTCAAAATGAGTTGCAGCTCACAGCCTTAGCAGCATCGCACGGCACTCGGCTGTGGCAGCAGGCAGTCCGTGATGTTCAGTCAGGATTTGTTGATGATAGACCCTTGTACTGGGGCCGTTTGATGATGCAAAACCAGCTAGGACAGCTAAGAGCGGGTTTCTCTGTTGCAAGTTGGCAAAAAGCCATCTTACAAAAAACCATCGAGAAGACTTCACGTGGATTGAGCGATATTCAGTTCGACCCCGCCAATGACATTAATGTCTTATTGACTGGATTCGATCCTTTCTTTCTCGATAAAGACATAAGCCAAAGCAATCCTTCAGGCGTCGTCGCACTGGCTCTTGATGGCTATCGATTTACAGTCAATGGCAAAAAAGTACAAATAGAAACCGCCATGATCCCAGTGCGCTTTAACGATTTTGACATGGGTCTGATTGAGTCTTTATTAACTCCTTGGTATCGAAGCCGCCAAGTGCAAATGGTGCTGACCATCAGCATGGGCAGAGAAGGGTTTGACTTGGAAAGATTTCCGGGACTTAATCGCAGTGCAGAGGCGCCAGATAACCTAAACAGTGTAACTCATGCCAGCCCCTCATATCCTAAACCCCCGCTATTTAACGGCCGTCAACTCATGGGCCCGGAATTTGTCGAGTTCTCTCTTCCTGTGTCAGCGATGGCCGCAGTCAAAGGCCCGTGGAAAGTCACAGATAACCGCCGAGTGACTAGCTTAGCTAAAGGCTCATTCGAGGCAAATTCATTAGCGGAACTGGCATCAGAAACCTCAGTTGAAGGTTCTGGAGGGGGATATCTTTCCAATGAAATTTCCTACCGCAGCTTGTTACTGAAACAGCAATTGGGCTTAACTATCCCGGTGGGCCACATTCATACTCCTAGAGTCAGTGGCCATGATGCACAAAATGAAGCTAAAATACTCGAGCAAGTTCGCGCCATGATTGAGGCTGCGGCAAGTACGATAAATTAACCCGCTTATTAATAAACACTCGCTGTGCCAATGAAAATCATTCCATTGGCTTTTGCCTTAAGAGCTCAGATATATTTTATGTTTTCATCCTTGTTCAGTCGCCAGAGTAAGACTAAAAAACCGGCTAACCCATCAGCATGCACATCGGTACTCCAAAGAGCGACGATAAAACACAGTGCACAGTTAACCCCCTTACAAGCACAAATCATAGAACGCGTTGAACAAGATTATTTGCAGGCAGAACAGTTCTTTAAACGCTCATTCTCTCGTCCAGAGCTGCTATTCACCTTAAGAGGAAAAAGTGCCGGTACGGCGCACCTGCAACTCAATAAAATCCGCTTAAACCCCATTTTATTGGCGGAAAACCCCGAAGCGTTCCTGACACAAGTGGTCAGCCATGAAATAGCACATTTACTCTGCTATCAAGTCTATGGCAAGGTCAAACCTCATGGGCAGGAGTGGCAAGGTATCATGGCACAAGTCTTTAACCTTCAGCCTCACACCACGCATCAACTCAATACCCAATCTGTCACCGGCCAAGAGTTTGAGTATCTGTGCAACTGCGGCTCAATAAACTTATCCATACGGCGCCACAATCGCGTCCAGCGAGGGCAGAATCAGTATAGATGCAAGGTCTGCATGCAAACCCTTAAACCTGCCAC includes:
- a CDS encoding C39 family peptidase, producing the protein MSLTGLVPGMGTYTKSIQSIRERKFEHVIEQKTDFSCGAASLASVLKYGYGQGDITEQQVLIGMLKHANIDLVKEQGFSLLNMKRYLQASGYRGRGYKVGEAEIALLKIPAIVLLDDGGYSHFVVFRRHEAGEIYLGDPALGNRIITMEDFMAKWNGVVFVVIGNDYQRENPLLHPRARLSYRALAPFAPMTDAELLEFGFSYSDML
- a CDS encoding sigma-54 dependent transcriptional regulator, whose protein sequence is MEPLLMAGFQCDELNEVLSRQGYQAFYIKNNDYQAMPFNCHLCLVDLRDESFMAEANYLVRELDSCVHVIVLINKSQLNSTEITTFIAQFAWDYCTSPIHPERLEKCLGHGIGLARLKRQCVLKEVIPHSDDESTHSSLVMQQLFKQIARVAPTDIPVLIRGESGTGKELAAKKLHQLSSRSQGPFIAVNCGAMAAGLVQSELFGHEKGAFTGASSARKGKIALADGGSLFLDEIGDLPLELQVNLLRFLQEGVFDTLGGNGAISSDVRIIAATHVDLEQAIDEGQFRLDLYYRLNGITLETPPLRERRDDILPLAKYFIQSYLSEYDLTSKQLTPDAKQSLLNYSWPGNVRELINRVRRAVVLSDGDKINAFNLELADKREETQDFMSLKCLKDDAEKQALQSAILISGGQADVVACQLQISRATLYRLMDKHGLQL
- a CDS encoding SprT family zinc-dependent metalloprotease, with the protein product MKIIPLAFALRAQIYFMFSSLFSRQSKTKKPANPSACTSVLQRATIKHSAQLTPLQAQIIERVEQDYLQAEQFFKRSFSRPELLFTLRGKSAGTAHLQLNKIRLNPILLAENPEAFLTQVVSHEIAHLLCYQVYGKVKPHGQEWQGIMAQVFNLQPHTTHQLNTQSVTGQEFEYLCNCGSINLSIRRHNRVQRGQNQYRCKVCMQTLKPATVSPSKTIA